From a single Herbiconiux sp. SALV-R1 genomic region:
- a CDS encoding Rv3235 family protein translates to MPSHATVLAPTPSFVESAPQAPPPQAPPPPRRLPDPRPLAEALARCVIEILAGTRDLDQIARWLTAEVYSHLLKRVVLSQRARHVRAESPSRPIFTMGSTVICEPENGIVEAVVIIHGRARSRAIALRLEALDTRWRACAVHVL, encoded by the coding sequence ATGCCCTCGCACGCGACAGTCCTCGCACCCACGCCTTCCTTCGTCGAGAGCGCTCCGCAGGCTCCGCCCCCGCAGGCTCCGCCTCCCCCGCGCCGGCTGCCAGACCCGCGCCCCCTCGCCGAGGCGCTCGCCCGGTGCGTCATCGAGATCCTCGCGGGAACCCGCGATCTCGATCAGATCGCCCGATGGCTCACGGCCGAGGTGTACTCGCACCTGCTGAAGCGCGTCGTGCTCTCGCAACGCGCCCGCCACGTGCGGGCGGAGTCGCCCAGCCGGCCGATCTTCACCATGGGCAGCACCGTCATCTGCGAACCCGAGAACGGCATCGTCGAGGCGGTCGTCATCATCCACGGCCGAGCGCGCTCCCGCGCCATTGCGCTGCGGCTCGAGGCGCTTGACACGCGCTGGAGGGCGTGCGCGGTGCACGTGCTCTGA
- the secA gene encoding preprotein translocase subunit SecA — MASVLEKVLRVGEGRTLRKLQAYAKAINALEEDFQALSDEELKDETPRLRERYESGESLDHLLPEAFAAVREAARRTLGLRHFDVQLMGGAALHLGNIAEMKTGEGKTLVATTAAYLNAIAGKGVHVITVNDFLAGYQSELMGRVFRALGMTTGCILAGQTPAERRVQYEADITYGTNNEFGFDYLRDNMAWQASDMVQRGHFFAIVDEVDSILIDEARTPLIISGPASGEANRWFNEFAQIATKLVANEDYEVDEKKRTVGVLEPGIEKVEDYLGIDNLYESANTPLISFLNNAIKAKALFKKDKDYVVLNGEVLIVDEHTGRILAGRRYNEGIHQAIEAKEGVAVKAENQTLATVTLQNYFRLYEKLSGMTGTAETEAAEFMSTYKLGVVAIPTNRPMQRIDQPDLVYKNEQAKFDQVVEDIVERHEKGQPVLVGTTSVEKSEYLSRLLAKRGVRHEVLNAKNHAREAAIVAQAGRHGAVTVATNMAGRGTDIMLGGNAEFLAVAEMNARGLSPVETPEEYEEAWDEVFASVKAEVDTEAERVIAAGGLYVLGTERHESRRIDNQLRGRSGRQGDPGESRFYLSLTDDLMRLFNAGAAESLMGRSSVPDDLAIESKVVSRAIRSAQSQVESRNAEIRKNVLKYDDVLNRQREAIYSDRRHILEGDNLQDRAQKFLEDVVEEIINDHAGNGSGDDWDYDALWAELKTLYPVSISVDEVVAEAGSKGRVSRDFIQREVLSDAKLAYQRREETLGEPAMRELERRVVLSVIDRRWRDHLYEMDYLKDGIGLRAMAQRDPLVEYQREGFALFQSMMGQIREETVGFLFNLEVEVNATPNAVGTPTVEAKGLSQPAAPAEKLSFSAPSDSGGVEVRNQKGQIEQAATARAQQAEEKAAPAVSSSFSRGGAGAPAQGGAARQGSGDGGASSGQRSAQKQGSGSGSGSSSGSGAGGSNNRAQRRAQGKKKR; from the coding sequence GTGGCCTCAGTACTCGAAAAGGTCCTTCGTGTCGGCGAGGGCCGAACCCTTCGTAAGCTCCAGGCCTACGCCAAGGCCATCAACGCCCTCGAAGAAGACTTCCAGGCCCTCAGCGACGAGGAGCTGAAAGACGAGACGCCGCGCCTGCGCGAGCGCTACGAGTCGGGCGAGAGCCTCGACCATCTCCTCCCCGAGGCCTTCGCCGCGGTACGCGAGGCAGCACGCCGCACCCTCGGCCTCCGGCACTTCGACGTGCAGCTCATGGGTGGCGCCGCCCTCCACCTCGGCAACATCGCCGAGATGAAGACCGGTGAGGGCAAGACCCTGGTGGCCACCACCGCGGCCTACCTCAACGCCATCGCGGGCAAGGGCGTTCACGTCATCACCGTCAACGACTTCCTCGCCGGCTACCAGAGCGAACTGATGGGCCGCGTGTTCCGCGCCCTCGGCATGACCACCGGCTGCATCCTCGCCGGCCAGACGCCCGCCGAGCGCCGCGTGCAGTACGAGGCCGACATCACCTACGGCACCAACAACGAGTTCGGCTTCGACTACCTGCGCGACAACATGGCTTGGCAGGCCTCCGACATGGTGCAGCGCGGCCACTTCTTCGCCATCGTCGACGAGGTCGACTCCATCCTCATCGACGAGGCACGCACCCCGCTCATCATCTCCGGGCCCGCCTCGGGCGAGGCGAACCGCTGGTTCAACGAGTTCGCGCAGATCGCCACCAAGCTCGTGGCGAACGAAGACTACGAGGTCGACGAGAAGAAGCGCACCGTCGGCGTGCTCGAGCCCGGCATCGAGAAGGTCGAAGACTACCTCGGCATCGACAACCTCTACGAGTCGGCCAACACCCCGCTCATCTCCTTCCTCAACAACGCCATCAAGGCGAAGGCGCTGTTCAAGAAGGACAAGGACTACGTCGTGCTGAACGGCGAGGTGCTCATCGTCGACGAGCACACCGGCCGCATCCTCGCCGGTCGCCGCTACAACGAGGGCATCCACCAGGCCATCGAGGCCAAGGAGGGCGTGGCCGTCAAGGCCGAGAACCAGACGCTCGCCACGGTGACGCTGCAGAACTACTTCCGCCTCTACGAGAAGCTCTCCGGCATGACCGGTACGGCCGAGACCGAGGCCGCCGAGTTCATGTCGACCTACAAGCTCGGGGTGGTGGCCATCCCCACCAACCGGCCGATGCAGCGTATCGACCAGCCCGACCTCGTCTACAAGAACGAGCAGGCCAAGTTCGACCAGGTGGTCGAAGACATCGTCGAGCGCCACGAGAAGGGCCAGCCGGTGCTGGTCGGCACCACGAGCGTGGAGAAGAGCGAGTACCTGTCGCGGCTGCTCGCCAAGCGCGGGGTGCGCCACGAGGTGCTGAACGCGAAGAACCACGCCCGTGAGGCCGCCATCGTCGCGCAGGCGGGCCGTCACGGCGCCGTCACCGTGGCCACCAACATGGCGGGTCGAGGCACCGACATCATGCTCGGCGGCAACGCCGAGTTCCTCGCGGTCGCCGAGATGAACGCCCGAGGCCTCAGCCCCGTCGAGACCCCCGAGGAGTACGAGGAGGCTTGGGACGAGGTGTTCGCCTCCGTCAAGGCCGAGGTCGACACCGAGGCCGAGCGCGTCATCGCCGCCGGCGGCCTCTACGTGCTCGGCACCGAGCGCCACGAGTCGCGCCGCATCGACAACCAGCTGCGCGGCCGCAGCGGCCGTCAGGGCGACCCGGGCGAGAGCCGGTTCTACCTCTCGCTCACCGACGACCTGATGCGGCTGTTCAACGCCGGCGCCGCCGAGAGCCTGATGGGGCGCTCCAGCGTTCCCGACGATCTCGCCATCGAGTCGAAGGTGGTCTCGCGCGCCATCCGCAGCGCGCAGTCGCAGGTGGAGAGCCGCAACGCCGAGATCCGCAAGAACGTGCTGAAGTACGACGACGTGCTCAACCGCCAGCGTGAGGCGATCTACAGCGACCGCCGTCACATCCTCGAGGGCGACAACCTGCAAGACCGCGCGCAGAAGTTCCTCGAAGACGTCGTCGAAGAGATCATCAACGACCACGCGGGCAACGGCAGCGGCGACGACTGGGACTACGACGCGCTCTGGGCCGAGCTCAAGACGCTCTACCCGGTCTCGATCTCGGTCGACGAGGTGGTGGCCGAGGCCGGCAGCAAGGGCCGGGTGAGCCGCGACTTCATCCAGCGCGAGGTGCTCTCCGACGCCAAGCTCGCCTACCAGCGCCGTGAGGAGACCCTCGGCGAGCCCGCCATGCGCGAGCTCGAGCGGCGCGTCGTGCTCTCGGTGATCGACCGCCGCTGGCGCGACCACCTCTACGAGATGGACTACCTCAAAGACGGCATCGGCCTGCGGGCCATGGCGCAGCGCGACCCGCTGGTGGAGTACCAGCGCGAGGGCTTCGCCCTGTTCCAGTCGATGATGGGGCAGATCCGCGAGGAAACCGTCGGGTTCCTGTTCAACCTCGAGGTCGAGGTCAACGCGACTCCGAACGCCGTCGGCACGCCGACGGTCGAGGCGAAGGGCCTCAGCCAGCCGGCTGCGCCCGCCGAGAAGCTGAGCTTCTCCGCGCCGAGTGACTCCGGCGGCGTCGAGGTGCGCAACCAGAAGGGCCAGATCGAGCAGGCCGCCACCGCCCGGGCCCAGCAGGCCGAGGAGAAGGCGGCTCCTGCGGTGTCGAGCTCGTTCAGCCGCGGCGGCGCCGGTGCTCCGGCCCAGGGTGGTGCTGCGCGCCAGGGATCGGGCGACGGCGGAGCCTCCTCCGGTCAGCGTTCGGCGCAGAAGCAGGGCTCCGGCTCCGGTTCGGGCTCGAGTTCCGGTTCGGGCGCCGGCGGCTCGAACAACCGCGCTCAGCGTCGGGCGCAGGGCAAGAAGAAGCGCTGA
- the hpf gene encoding ribosome hibernation-promoting factor, HPF/YfiA family, protein MEVNITGRNLGITDRFREYAGEKAEKVGHLADKALALEIKVSRHNTATGSQSGDDRVELTLIGPGPLVRAESSASDKYAAFDLALAKLMQRVRRAKDRKKVHRGQHRPLSLHEASTDGFSALDVRPADVEVLTGSIKVVEDEAPGTADASDAETDEYCPVVIRKKVFGAVPMTVDDALYHMELVGHDFYLFLDSESGRPSVVYRRKGWDYGVIALDENAAAFAEITDETVAAAVR, encoded by the coding sequence ATGGAAGTCAACATCACCGGACGAAACCTAGGCATCACGGATCGCTTCCGCGAGTACGCGGGCGAGAAGGCGGAGAAGGTCGGTCATCTCGCCGATAAGGCACTCGCCCTCGAGATCAAGGTGAGCCGCCACAACACGGCCACCGGTTCCCAGAGCGGCGACGACCGCGTCGAGCTCACCCTCATCGGCCCCGGCCCGCTGGTGCGCGCCGAGAGCTCCGCGAGCGACAAGTACGCCGCGTTCGACCTCGCGCTCGCGAAGCTCATGCAGCGGGTGCGCCGGGCCAAAGACCGCAAGAAGGTGCACCGCGGTCAGCACCGCCCGCTCTCGCTGCACGAGGCCAGCACCGACGGCTTCAGTGCCCTCGACGTGCGGCCGGCCGACGTCGAGGTGCTCACCGGGTCGATCAAGGTCGTCGAAGACGAGGCGCCCGGCACCGCCGACGCCTCCGACGCCGAGACCGACGAGTACTGCCCGGTCGTCATCCGCAAGAAGGTCTTCGGCGCCGTGCCGATGACGGTCGACGACGCGCTCTACCACATGGAGCTCGTGGGCCACGACTTCTACCTCTTCCTCGACTCCGAGTCGGGTCGCCCGAGCGTGGTCTACCGCCGCAAGGGCTGGGACTACGGCGTCATCGCCCTCGACGAGAACGCGGCGGCCTTCGCCGAGATCACCGACGAGACCGTCGCGGCCGCGGTGCGCTGA
- a CDS encoding ComF family protein has product MTSLPAPWLSAPGLLTPWLPAPGIPTPGPLAAWLLDAAAVLAPVSCGGCGVDGRSVCVRCRDELVPSLREVDLGGLRATAALDYGGVVSSLLSAAKEHDRPGVLRALAPPFRAAVDSMLARESEPVLVVAVPSSAQARRARGYRPVETLVRLAGRRPAPSGVLRQIREVDDQAGLSVAARRRNLSGALRAGPMVQGRCVLLVDDVVTTGSTLREAARAVSEAQGAVVGAACLAHTVKRKATPR; this is encoded by the coding sequence ATGACTTCTCTTCCTGCCCCCTGGCTGTCCGCTCCCGGGCTGCTCACCCCGTGGCTGCCCGCTCCGGGGATTCCCACACCGGGGCCGCTCGCCGCGTGGCTGCTCGACGCGGCGGCGGTGCTCGCGCCGGTGTCGTGCGGCGGCTGCGGTGTCGACGGCCGCAGCGTCTGCGTCCGATGCCGCGATGAGCTCGTCCCGTCGCTGCGGGAGGTCGACCTCGGCGGCCTGCGTGCCACCGCGGCGCTCGACTACGGCGGGGTGGTGTCGTCGTTGCTCAGCGCGGCGAAGGAGCACGACAGACCCGGGGTGCTGCGCGCGCTGGCACCGCCGTTCCGCGCGGCGGTCGACTCGATGCTCGCACGGGAGTCGGAGCCGGTGCTCGTGGTCGCCGTTCCCTCCTCGGCACAGGCGAGACGGGCACGCGGGTACCGCCCGGTCGAGACCCTGGTGCGTCTCGCCGGCCGGCGCCCCGCCCCCTCGGGAGTGCTCCGGCAGATCCGCGAGGTCGACGACCAGGCCGGCCTCTCGGTCGCCGCGCGTCGCCGCAACCTCAGCGGAGCGCTGCGGGCGGGTCCGATGGTGCAAGGGAGGTGCGTGCTGCTCGTCGACGACGTCGTCACCACCGGATCGACGCTCCGCGAGGCGGCGCGGGCGGTGTCGGAGGCGCAGGGAGCGGTGGTCGGAGCCGCCTGTCTCGCCCACACGGTGAAACGCAAGGCGACGCCCAGGTGA
- a CDS encoding GerMN domain-containing protein — protein sequence MTETRRTSTTLRHLLRSILSLFGVGVLLVAVVACSGIPRSGPVEAGDAVGTDDDIDVIFLAADPTAGATQAQILSGFILAAKSPQDDYAIARRYLTDEAAARWKPNVETTVDSGNRSTTEVNDSTLELTIAPVAQVDQNGSYTPTLSTAPTRLQFSFRQVDGEWRISGLDDGIVIEDVFFEQVFSSHALYFYDPTFTYLVPDLRWFPSSTSVGTRVVKALLAGPTAWLGEGAVVTAFPDGTNTTAVVTSGGQTQVELSANVLQADVNDLQRMQYQLSESLRDLASASNVTITVDQNTVAIPGSTVKRPDAAPRVDARPLVVRDGVFGYLGGDSVSPIEGISDAVESLTPLSAAYSETSGTAAVKGASGAVFAVRAGAGGGNGSTTAPAPLDQRAGLIAPAVDPFGYVWSVPTDDPSALVAYGPDSQAIEIATAWDGASGITSFEVSRDGTRAVASLSLDGVPKLVVAAVIRNADGVPERLGQAVELVSAPGAPVGATWVDQFSVAAATALPSGEVRASAQRLGGRTTALGSPADAVGLAGGNDIDGLRALTATGDILQQQGSAWQVTATGITRLAVQN from the coding sequence ATGACTGAGACACGGCGCACGAGCACGACACTGCGGCACCTGCTGCGCAGCATCCTCTCCCTCTTCGGCGTCGGCGTGCTGCTCGTGGCCGTCGTCGCCTGCAGCGGCATTCCGCGGTCGGGGCCGGTCGAGGCGGGAGACGCCGTGGGCACCGACGACGACATCGACGTGATCTTCCTCGCCGCCGACCCGACGGCCGGGGCGACGCAGGCGCAGATCTTGAGCGGCTTCATCCTCGCCGCCAAGAGCCCCCAAGACGACTACGCCATCGCCCGCCGCTACCTCACCGACGAGGCGGCAGCGCGCTGGAAGCCGAACGTCGAGACCACCGTCGACAGCGGCAACCGCAGCACCACCGAGGTGAACGACAGCACGCTCGAGCTCACCATCGCCCCGGTCGCCCAGGTCGATCAGAACGGCAGCTACACCCCGACGCTCTCCACCGCGCCCACGAGGCTGCAGTTCAGCTTCCGCCAGGTCGACGGCGAGTGGCGCATCAGCGGTCTCGACGACGGCATCGTCATCGAGGACGTCTTCTTCGAGCAGGTGTTCAGCTCGCACGCCCTCTACTTCTACGACCCGACGTTCACCTACCTGGTTCCCGACCTGCGCTGGTTCCCGTCGTCGACCTCGGTCGGCACCCGCGTCGTGAAGGCCCTGCTCGCCGGGCCGACCGCGTGGCTCGGGGAGGGTGCCGTCGTCACCGCGTTCCCCGACGGCACGAACACCACGGCGGTCGTCACCTCGGGCGGACAGACCCAGGTCGAGCTCTCCGCGAACGTGCTGCAGGCCGACGTGAACGACCTGCAGCGCATGCAGTACCAGTTGAGCGAGAGCCTGCGCGATCTCGCCTCGGCCTCGAACGTCACCATCACCGTCGACCAGAACACCGTGGCCATCCCCGGTTCGACGGTGAAACGACCGGATGCTGCACCTCGCGTCGATGCCCGGCCGCTCGTCGTGCGCGATGGCGTGTTCGGGTACCTCGGCGGCGATTCGGTGTCGCCGATCGAGGGCATCAGCGATGCCGTCGAGTCGCTCACGCCGCTCTCGGCCGCCTACTCGGAGACCTCGGGCACAGCCGCCGTGAAGGGGGCGTCGGGTGCCGTGTTCGCCGTGCGGGCGGGCGCGGGCGGTGGGAACGGGTCGACGACGGCGCCGGCGCCGCTCGACCAGCGCGCCGGACTCATCGCACCTGCCGTCGACCCGTTCGGTTACGTGTGGTCGGTGCCTACCGACGACCCCTCCGCACTGGTGGCCTACGGCCCCGACTCCCAGGCGATCGAGATCGCCACGGCGTGGGACGGCGCCTCCGGCATCACCTCGTTCGAGGTGTCGCGCGACGGCACCAGGGCCGTCGCCTCGCTGTCGCTCGACGGGGTGCCGAAGCTCGTGGTGGCCGCGGTCATCCGCAACGCCGACGGCGTGCCCGAGCGGCTCGGTCAGGCCGTCGAACTGGTGAGCGCCCCCGGCGCGCCCGTCGGGGCCACCTGGGTCGACCAGTTCAGCGTGGCGGCGGCGACCGCCCTGCCCTCGGGCGAGGTGCGCGCCTCCGCGCAGCGGCTCGGCGGCCGCACGACCGCGCTCGGCTCGCCCGCCGACGCGGTCGGCCTCGCGGGCGGGAACGACATCGACGGACTGCGGGCGCTCACCGCCACGGGCGACATCCTGCAGCAGCAGGGGAGCGCGTGGCAGGTGACGGCGACCGGCATCACGAGGCTCGCGGTGCAGAACTGA